One genomic segment of Mytilus trossulus isolate FHL-02 chromosome 4, PNRI_Mtr1.1.1.hap1, whole genome shotgun sequence includes these proteins:
- the LOC134714988 gene encoding ectonucleoside triphosphate diphosphohydrolase 8-like isoform X1: MDIEINVRINLSKDDQREVTLVVPEQTTVGSFIRKVCKENDIPMKSSYVLTLYESSEPLRWSSRLNSCHVNSGMTVVLGENEDDEDMNEIRTVHCNLWWPFAFICFMIGIIGVTAIVVVKHMQEQPEYEYGIVMDAGSSHTKLFIYNWDGVKEKNTALAEQIHTCSVPGHGISSYEANPEGLAPGLRYCLSEAKDTIPKDKQSSSPVYLGATAGMRLIHEVNSTITDAIFKVVRDTIAEFPFKFTDSNKQARIITGAEEGLYSWVTVNYLTGKFGMVHPLKLKSENKWNLEGPEDSTLGAMDMGGASTQMTFYPGSKVTVPLDYSGDVILYGINYTVYTHSYLCFGINEIERKYKALLVKSYNYSSTITDPCGPSGHTTIETYTDVFEAPCTKADKTFMADEGEKNRTYEFIGSSNNTQCSAMVDGLFNFGAGCGFSECSFNGSYQAPVHGEFYAFSNFFYEMDFLNLTKNSSEVSLSKYTSELTSLCSSPWSKVKDMKAANAEFLPWYCFRGHYILSLLTSGYKFNDTTWRNIKFLNKVNNKTEIGWSLGFMISSSTSIPATIPDIMISNLAFIMLCVLFIIFMILGIGFIMLGGRYNKMKQRGMYERLKSYGAV, translated from the exons ATGGATATAGAAATCAATGTCAGAATTAATCTTTCTAAAGATGACCAGAGGGAAGTAACTCTAGTAGTACCAGAACAGACAACTGTTGGCAGTTTCATCAGAAAAGtgtgtaaagaaaatgatattccTATGAAAAGCAGTTATGTTTTGACATTATATGAGTCCAGTGAACCCTTAAGATGGTCTTCCAGACTCAATAGTTGTCATGTTAATTCTGGAATGACCGTGGTGTTAGGTGAAAATGAGGATG ATGAAGACATGAATGAAATAAGAACAGTACATTGTAATCTATGGTGGCCATTtgcatttatatgtttcatgaTTGGTATAATCGGAGTTACAGCAATTGTGGTTGTTAAACACATGCAGGAACAGCCAGAATATGAG TATGGTATAGTAATGGATGCTGGATCCTCACACACAAAgctgtttatatataattggGATGGAGTGAAAGAGAAAAACACAGCTTTAGCAGAACAAATACACACCTGCTCTGTTCCAG GTCATGGAATTTCAAGTTATGAGGCCAATCCTGAAGGACTAGCGCCAGGTTTAAGATACTGCTTGAGTGAAGCTAAGGATACTATACCTAAAGACAAACAGTCTTCCTCACCTGTTTACCTAGGGGCAACTGCAGGCATGAGATTAATTCa TGAGGTTAACAGTACAATCACAGATGCAATCTTTAAGGTGGTACGAGACACTATTGCTGAGTTTCCATTTAAATTCACAGACTCTAACAAACAGGCCAGGATAATTACAGGGGCAGAAGAAGGACTTTATTCCTGGGTTACTGTTAATTATCTCACTGGAAAATTTGGAATG GTCCATCCTCTTAAACTGAAATCAGAAAATAAATGGAATTTGGAGGGTCCAGAAGATAGTACTTTAGGAGCCATGGATATGGGAGGAGCCTCAACACAGATGACCTTTTACCCTGGTTCAAAGGTCACAGTTCCCTTGGATTACAGTGGTGATGTGATATTATATGGAATCAACTATACAGTCTATACACACAGCTATTTGTGTTTTGGTATCaatgaaattgaaagaaaatacaAGGCATTGCTTGTCAAG AGTTACAATTATTCCAGTACCATTACTGATCCCTGTGGTCCGTCAGGTCATACAACTATAGAAACCTACACTGATGTGTTTGAAGCTCCTTGTACCAAGGCAGATAAAACATTTATGGCCGATGAGGGAGAAAAG aacagAACATATGAGTTTATTGGTTCCAGTAACAATACACAGTGTTCAGCTATGGTTGATGGTCTGTTTAACTTTGGTGCTGGCTGTGGTTTCTCCGAGTGCTCCTTTAATGGATCATATCAAGCACCTGTTCATGGAGAGTTTTAT GCATTTTCCAATTTCTTCTATGAGATggatttcttaaatttgacaaagaATTCTTCAGAAGTCAGTCTATCAAAATACACATCAGAGCTAACCAGCTTATGTAGCTCTCCATGGTCcaag gtAAAAGATATGAAGGCTGCTAATGCAGAGTTTTTACCATGGTACTGTTTCCGTGGACATTATATACTCAGTTTGTTAACATCAGGATATAAGTTTAATGATACAACATggagaaatattaaatttttaaacaag GTAAACAATAAAACAGAGATAGGATGGAGTTTAGGATTTATGATAAGTTCCAGTACGTCCATTCCAGCTACCATTCCAGACATAATGATATCTAATTTAGCTTTTATTAtgttatgtgttttgtttattatttttatgatattaggTATAGGGTTTATAATGCTGGGCggtagatataataaaatgaaacaaagagGAATGTATGAACGATTAAAAAGTTATGGAGCTGTGTAA
- the LOC134714988 gene encoding ectonucleoside triphosphate diphosphohydrolase 8-like isoform X2, which produces MNHFKRWSFRLNSCHVNSGMTVVLGENEDDEDMNEIRTVHCNLWWPFAFICFMIGIIGVTAIVVVKHMQEQPEYEYGIVMDAGSSHTKLFIYNWDGVKEKNTALAEQIHTCSVPGHGISSYEANPEGLAPGLRYCLSEAKDTIPKDKQSSSPVYLGATAGMRLIHEVNSTITDAIFKVVRDTIAEFPFKFTDSNKQARIITGAEEGLYSWVTVNYLTGKFGMVHPLKLKSENKWNLEGPEDSTLGAMDMGGASTQMTFYPGSKVTVPLDYSGDVILYGINYTVYTHSYLCFGINEIERKYKALLVKSYNYSSTITDPCGPSGHTTIETYTDVFEAPCTKADKTFMADEGEKNRTYEFIGSSNNTQCSAMVDGLFNFGAGCGFSECSFNGSYQAPVHGEFYAFSNFFYEMDFLNLTKNSSEVSLSKYTSELTSLCSSPWSKVKDMKAANAEFLPWYCFRGHYILSLLTSGYKFNDTTWRNIKFLNKVNNKTEIGWSLGFMISSSTSIPATIPDIMISNLAFIMLCVLFIIFMILGIGFIMLGGRYNKMKQRGMYERLKSYGAV; this is translated from the exons ATGAACCATTTTAAAAGATGGTCTTTCAGACTCAATAGTTGTCATGTTAATTCTGGAATGACCGTGGTGTTAGGTGAAAATGAGGATG ATGAAGACATGAATGAAATAAGAACAGTACATTGTAATCTATGGTGGCCATTtgcatttatatgtttcatgaTTGGTATAATCGGAGTTACAGCAATTGTGGTTGTTAAACACATGCAGGAACAGCCAGAATATGAG TATGGTATAGTAATGGATGCTGGATCCTCACACACAAAgctgtttatatataattggGATGGAGTGAAAGAGAAAAACACAGCTTTAGCAGAACAAATACACACCTGCTCTGTTCCAG GTCATGGAATTTCAAGTTATGAGGCCAATCCTGAAGGACTAGCGCCAGGTTTAAGATACTGCTTGAGTGAAGCTAAGGATACTATACCTAAAGACAAACAGTCTTCCTCACCTGTTTACCTAGGGGCAACTGCAGGCATGAGATTAATTCa TGAGGTTAACAGTACAATCACAGATGCAATCTTTAAGGTGGTACGAGACACTATTGCTGAGTTTCCATTTAAATTCACAGACTCTAACAAACAGGCCAGGATAATTACAGGGGCAGAAGAAGGACTTTATTCCTGGGTTACTGTTAATTATCTCACTGGAAAATTTGGAATG GTCCATCCTCTTAAACTGAAATCAGAAAATAAATGGAATTTGGAGGGTCCAGAAGATAGTACTTTAGGAGCCATGGATATGGGAGGAGCCTCAACACAGATGACCTTTTACCCTGGTTCAAAGGTCACAGTTCCCTTGGATTACAGTGGTGATGTGATATTATATGGAATCAACTATACAGTCTATACACACAGCTATTTGTGTTTTGGTATCaatgaaattgaaagaaaatacaAGGCATTGCTTGTCAAG AGTTACAATTATTCCAGTACCATTACTGATCCCTGTGGTCCGTCAGGTCATACAACTATAGAAACCTACACTGATGTGTTTGAAGCTCCTTGTACCAAGGCAGATAAAACATTTATGGCCGATGAGGGAGAAAAG aacagAACATATGAGTTTATTGGTTCCAGTAACAATACACAGTGTTCAGCTATGGTTGATGGTCTGTTTAACTTTGGTGCTGGCTGTGGTTTCTCCGAGTGCTCCTTTAATGGATCATATCAAGCACCTGTTCATGGAGAGTTTTAT GCATTTTCCAATTTCTTCTATGAGATggatttcttaaatttgacaaagaATTCTTCAGAAGTCAGTCTATCAAAATACACATCAGAGCTAACCAGCTTATGTAGCTCTCCATGGTCcaag gtAAAAGATATGAAGGCTGCTAATGCAGAGTTTTTACCATGGTACTGTTTCCGTGGACATTATATACTCAGTTTGTTAACATCAGGATATAAGTTTAATGATACAACATggagaaatattaaatttttaaacaag GTAAACAATAAAACAGAGATAGGATGGAGTTTAGGATTTATGATAAGTTCCAGTACGTCCATTCCAGCTACCATTCCAGACATAATGATATCTAATTTAGCTTTTATTAtgttatgtgttttgtttattatttttatgatattaggTATAGGGTTTATAATGCTGGGCggtagatataataaaatgaaacaaagagGAATGTATGAACGATTAAAAAGTTATGGAGCTGTGTAA
- the LOC134714988 gene encoding ectonucleoside triphosphate diphosphohydrolase 8-like isoform X4, translating to MDAGSSHTKLFIYNWDGVKEKNTALAEQIHTCSVPGHGISSYEANPEGLAPGLRYCLSEAKDTIPKDKQSSSPVYLGATAGMRLIHEVNSTITDAIFKVVRDTIAEFPFKFTDSNKQARIITGAEEGLYSWVTVNYLTGKFGMVHPLKLKSENKWNLEGPEDSTLGAMDMGGASTQMTFYPGSKVTVPLDYSGDVILYGINYTVYTHSYLCFGINEIERKYKALLVKSYNYSSTITDPCGPSGHTTIETYTDVFEAPCTKADKTFMADEGEKNRTYEFIGSSNNTQCSAMVDGLFNFGAGCGFSECSFNGSYQAPVHGEFYAFSNFFYEMDFLNLTKNSSEVSLSKYTSELTSLCSSPWSKVKDMKAANAEFLPWYCFRGHYILSLLTSGYKFNDTTWRNIKFLNKVNNKTEIGWSLGFMISSSTSIPATIPDIMISNLAFIMLCVLFIIFMILGIGFIMLGGRYNKMKQRGMYERLKSYGAV from the exons ATGGATGCTGGATCCTCACACACAAAgctgtttatatataattggGATGGAGTGAAAGAGAAAAACACAGCTTTAGCAGAACAAATACACACCTGCTCTGTTCCAG GTCATGGAATTTCAAGTTATGAGGCCAATCCTGAAGGACTAGCGCCAGGTTTAAGATACTGCTTGAGTGAAGCTAAGGATACTATACCTAAAGACAAACAGTCTTCCTCACCTGTTTACCTAGGGGCAACTGCAGGCATGAGATTAATTCa TGAGGTTAACAGTACAATCACAGATGCAATCTTTAAGGTGGTACGAGACACTATTGCTGAGTTTCCATTTAAATTCACAGACTCTAACAAACAGGCCAGGATAATTACAGGGGCAGAAGAAGGACTTTATTCCTGGGTTACTGTTAATTATCTCACTGGAAAATTTGGAATG GTCCATCCTCTTAAACTGAAATCAGAAAATAAATGGAATTTGGAGGGTCCAGAAGATAGTACTTTAGGAGCCATGGATATGGGAGGAGCCTCAACACAGATGACCTTTTACCCTGGTTCAAAGGTCACAGTTCCCTTGGATTACAGTGGTGATGTGATATTATATGGAATCAACTATACAGTCTATACACACAGCTATTTGTGTTTTGGTATCaatgaaattgaaagaaaatacaAGGCATTGCTTGTCAAG AGTTACAATTATTCCAGTACCATTACTGATCCCTGTGGTCCGTCAGGTCATACAACTATAGAAACCTACACTGATGTGTTTGAAGCTCCTTGTACCAAGGCAGATAAAACATTTATGGCCGATGAGGGAGAAAAG aacagAACATATGAGTTTATTGGTTCCAGTAACAATACACAGTGTTCAGCTATGGTTGATGGTCTGTTTAACTTTGGTGCTGGCTGTGGTTTCTCCGAGTGCTCCTTTAATGGATCATATCAAGCACCTGTTCATGGAGAGTTTTAT GCATTTTCCAATTTCTTCTATGAGATggatttcttaaatttgacaaagaATTCTTCAGAAGTCAGTCTATCAAAATACACATCAGAGCTAACCAGCTTATGTAGCTCTCCATGGTCcaag gtAAAAGATATGAAGGCTGCTAATGCAGAGTTTTTACCATGGTACTGTTTCCGTGGACATTATATACTCAGTTTGTTAACATCAGGATATAAGTTTAATGATACAACATggagaaatattaaatttttaaacaag GTAAACAATAAAACAGAGATAGGATGGAGTTTAGGATTTATGATAAGTTCCAGTACGTCCATTCCAGCTACCATTCCAGACATAATGATATCTAATTTAGCTTTTATTAtgttatgtgttttgtttattatttttatgatattaggTATAGGGTTTATAATGCTGGGCggtagatataataaaatgaaacaaagagGAATGTATGAACGATTAAAAAGTTATGGAGCTGTGTAA
- the LOC134714988 gene encoding ectonucleoside triphosphate diphosphohydrolase 8-like isoform X3 → MQEQPEYEYGIVMDAGSSHTKLFIYNWDGVKEKNTALAEQIHTCSVPGHGISSYEANPEGLAPGLRYCLSEAKDTIPKDKQSSSPVYLGATAGMRLIHEVNSTITDAIFKVVRDTIAEFPFKFTDSNKQARIITGAEEGLYSWVTVNYLTGKFGMVHPLKLKSENKWNLEGPEDSTLGAMDMGGASTQMTFYPGSKVTVPLDYSGDVILYGINYTVYTHSYLCFGINEIERKYKALLVKSYNYSSTITDPCGPSGHTTIETYTDVFEAPCTKADKTFMADEGEKNRTYEFIGSSNNTQCSAMVDGLFNFGAGCGFSECSFNGSYQAPVHGEFYAFSNFFYEMDFLNLTKNSSEVSLSKYTSELTSLCSSPWSKVKDMKAANAEFLPWYCFRGHYILSLLTSGYKFNDTTWRNIKFLNKVNNKTEIGWSLGFMISSSTSIPATIPDIMISNLAFIMLCVLFIIFMILGIGFIMLGGRYNKMKQRGMYERLKSYGAV, encoded by the exons ATGCAGGAACAGCCAGAATATGAG TATGGTATAGTAATGGATGCTGGATCCTCACACACAAAgctgtttatatataattggGATGGAGTGAAAGAGAAAAACACAGCTTTAGCAGAACAAATACACACCTGCTCTGTTCCAG GTCATGGAATTTCAAGTTATGAGGCCAATCCTGAAGGACTAGCGCCAGGTTTAAGATACTGCTTGAGTGAAGCTAAGGATACTATACCTAAAGACAAACAGTCTTCCTCACCTGTTTACCTAGGGGCAACTGCAGGCATGAGATTAATTCa TGAGGTTAACAGTACAATCACAGATGCAATCTTTAAGGTGGTACGAGACACTATTGCTGAGTTTCCATTTAAATTCACAGACTCTAACAAACAGGCCAGGATAATTACAGGGGCAGAAGAAGGACTTTATTCCTGGGTTACTGTTAATTATCTCACTGGAAAATTTGGAATG GTCCATCCTCTTAAACTGAAATCAGAAAATAAATGGAATTTGGAGGGTCCAGAAGATAGTACTTTAGGAGCCATGGATATGGGAGGAGCCTCAACACAGATGACCTTTTACCCTGGTTCAAAGGTCACAGTTCCCTTGGATTACAGTGGTGATGTGATATTATATGGAATCAACTATACAGTCTATACACACAGCTATTTGTGTTTTGGTATCaatgaaattgaaagaaaatacaAGGCATTGCTTGTCAAG AGTTACAATTATTCCAGTACCATTACTGATCCCTGTGGTCCGTCAGGTCATACAACTATAGAAACCTACACTGATGTGTTTGAAGCTCCTTGTACCAAGGCAGATAAAACATTTATGGCCGATGAGGGAGAAAAG aacagAACATATGAGTTTATTGGTTCCAGTAACAATACACAGTGTTCAGCTATGGTTGATGGTCTGTTTAACTTTGGTGCTGGCTGTGGTTTCTCCGAGTGCTCCTTTAATGGATCATATCAAGCACCTGTTCATGGAGAGTTTTAT GCATTTTCCAATTTCTTCTATGAGATggatttcttaaatttgacaaagaATTCTTCAGAAGTCAGTCTATCAAAATACACATCAGAGCTAACCAGCTTATGTAGCTCTCCATGGTCcaag gtAAAAGATATGAAGGCTGCTAATGCAGAGTTTTTACCATGGTACTGTTTCCGTGGACATTATATACTCAGTTTGTTAACATCAGGATATAAGTTTAATGATACAACATggagaaatattaaatttttaaacaag GTAAACAATAAAACAGAGATAGGATGGAGTTTAGGATTTATGATAAGTTCCAGTACGTCCATTCCAGCTACCATTCCAGACATAATGATATCTAATTTAGCTTTTATTAtgttatgtgttttgtttattatttttatgatattaggTATAGGGTTTATAATGCTGGGCggtagatataataaaatgaaacaaagagGAATGTATGAACGATTAAAAAGTTATGGAGCTGTGTAA